The nucleotide window TCTGGCAACAATATGTCATTTGCAGTTTAGAAATATAAAGTCAGATATTCGTGTCTTGTGAAAAAAGATATTTGTAGAGTACTGGACTTGCTTGTCAACTTGTCAATGCTTTACATTGTTAGTTTGCTATGTTTGAATGCAATTgatcttttgaaaatctcattCTTCTCTCATTGGTTTTACAGTTATTCAACAATGTAACTATAGATGCCattgatattttgtattttcattttttccattcctaattagaaataacaatataaaatattcacTTTGGGGTTCCATCTGATGCTTGTGAAATGGTGACAAGCTGTTCATTCCATCTCATCATGCAGGCTAAGAGCCGCTAATAAAGCTCCGGGAGATGGTGCTAAGAGAGTACGCCATCGTGAACGGACCCGTGCTGGCCCTGCTCCAGATGCCAATGCAGAAAATCAAGCTAATATTGACGTATGCCTTTGTGACATGTCTCCTTCTTTGTTATGGTTCTGTTATAGTTGAagcttcttatttttatttttttgatttactATGCCACACATTATTTCATCATTACTCGTCTTGTTCTTTAGTGTCACCAAGAAAGTTCAAGTTTCAACAAAGTTTTTCATCAACTGTCAATTAAACAGAAATTAGAATGTAAAAGGTGGGAGATATGAGTAGCTAGTCTAAAGTAGATCAAGAGCAGTCACATAAGTTCTCTCTGTTATGCTTCCTTGGAGACTTGTTAGAAGTCTTGGTTCCTTTTCTGCTTTGTACTTTAGCAAGTTTCAGGTTTGACACTTTTTCAATGGCATATGCCGTATAggcttttttattttcatccgaGTATAATTTTTGGGGCCAAGTTTCAGTGGTGTATAGTCCTTCACACAACGTTATGCTCTCTATTTACATTATGACTACTGCATTAGTTTTATCAGTTGCTCTGTTTGATTTTTTCAACTGGTTCCTATCTGTATACTTTGCAGAGGCGGCGCCTAATCACTCATGCAAATGCAAAGAGCAAGAGTGAGAAGTTCCCCCCACCACACCAGGACGGAGGACTTGGTGTTCCCTTGGGTGCTTCACATCACATTGATCCATCCCTTGTCCCTCCTGATGTGCCATTCAGTTCGACCTCATTCACATATTCAAAAGAACCTGTCCAGAATTGGTCAGGCCCTTTAGTAGAGCCTGCTTCAGCTGGTGGAAGGCGGAAGAAGCATACTGCAGGTGATGCCAAAAAGTATTTGTCAAAGAAAAGATGAGAAGCAACATTGTTTTGGGTAGCTGCAGAGCGAGAGCTTCAGATGAGTGTTTCTATGGCCTATTCTGGAAATAACATGAAAGTGGGGGGCTGGCCATGGCAACACTTTGAAGCATTTTGTTATTAATGGACCTTCCTGAGAAGGGTTTATAGTATGCCCATACTCCAGAGCGAAGCattgttttccttttcattttccaAAATATAGAAGGGTCCTTCTGGTTTTTGACTTCTCTATTTGTTGTGGTGGCGAGAAGCTCCCCAGTTACATGTATATTAGTACTACCAGAGTTAATTCTTTGTGATGGTATGTTCGACTTCTCCAGTTGGTAGaaaatttttcatttatatttgaCTGGTGTAATTGCATCTCCTTTATCCTACTCATTGACATTTTGTAAAATTCTGCATGTTCATTGATGGTTGAAAAAGGGTCACTCCTATTATTCAGTTCTCACAGCATGAAATGGGGAGATTGATTCTATTATCCATGCCTGTTTGCGCATGAGATAGGTAAAATATAACACATATAGGTAACGTTATTTTCGTCATAGAAATCATTTTCTCAGAAATTTTGGCTGGAAAATTTCACTTTTGTGAGATAACAAAAAAACATACCAAATGTATTAGTTATTTATGTGTTCTTGTTTAATTGAGTTAACTGATGATCTACAAAACAATGTTAACTTAGATCACATTTGAGAAGCCAAAAGACAATGTTAACTTGGATCACATTTGAGAAGCACTTTGAAATGCgtttttgattattatttgtAAATCATGTTTTTGAAATACAActtcaaaatcatatttctGAAATTTACTTTATAAAAGAAGAATATGATAAGTGAGCATTTATATATTCGAGTTCAACTTGTTTAGGACTTCTTGAATCCACTGCTACCACCCACCTTGACTCGACTATTGATCCGACACCCGTACCTATGCAAGTTGAAACAGACAATCCAAATGTGCATAAATATATAAGGGTCATAAGTTCAAATACTCAACTTTTAGGGGGCAAAGTAGAAATTCCAAGACTTCCATGACCCCTTCACAAAATTATCTGGCAGTTAAGTCCACAGGGCtgaaaacttgaagattttgagTAAACTATAGATAAACCCTTCTGGAAAAATGGACACCCAATTTCTGGATAGCCATAAACCCCCGAGAAAGCAGAGAGGAATAAACACTTGACTATGCTTGGCGCCTTTCTTCTTTCATGGCTGCCGTTTTTTACAGCCCCAACAACGCTATCCCTTTATCCCTTCTCCCTCCTCGACCCTTTAACCTTCATTCACTTTTCACCTGCACTTCAAGCCTAACAACTACCAAAAAAACCAAATGTAAGCATAAACCCTCTTTGTTCCTTCAGAACCCTTCAAAATCTCATCTTGTGCAACCCCTTTTGACCCCTCAGCAATTTAAGGACTCTAATGTGTCAGTAGATTCTGACACTAATTGTATTGATTATGCCAATTTGCTTCGGATTTCTGTTAGGTGTGGTGATGTTGTGCTCACCAAGATAATTCATTCTTCACTTGTCAAGTTTGAAGAAGAGGatgtttatttgaaaaatgcTTTAATTGCAGCTTATATCAAATTGGGTTGCTTGAATCTTGCTGAGAGAGTTTTTGATTCGCTTACGAGCCCTGATGTTGTGTCATACACTGCAATTATATCAGCTTTTGCCAAGTCGAATCGTGAAAGAGAAGCCTTTGAGCTGTTTCTTGAAATGAGAGATTTAGGTATTGAACCAAATGAATTTACATATGTTGCTATTTTGACTGCTTGTATTCGTTCATTGAATCTTGAGTTGGGTTGTCAAGTACATGGTCTTGTTATAAGATTGGGTTATTCGAGTTATATTTATGTTGTCAATGCACTTATGGGGTTGTATAGTAAGTGTGGTTTGTTGGAGTTTGTTGTTCTCTTGTTTAATGCTATGCCGCAAAGGGACATTGTTTCGTGGAACACTGTGATTGCTTGTATGGTTGAACAGTCCATGTATGATAGAGCATTTGAAATGTATCGTGAGTTGCGGAGAAATGAATGCTTGATAGCTGATCATTTTACTCTTTCGACGCTTTTGGCTGCATCTTCTCGCTGTTTGGCAGTAAGAGAAGGCCAAGAGCTTCACAGGTATGCTCTTAAAAATGGATTACATGGTAATTTGAGTGTGAATAATGCACTTATAGGATTTTACACTAAGTGTGGAACCTTGAAGAATGTAGTGGATGTGTTTGAGAGGATGCCTGTGAAGGATGTCTTTAGTTGGACTGAAATGATTGTAGCTTATATGGAATTTGGACACGTTGATTTGGCGATGGAGATTTTTAACAGCATGCCTGAGAGAAATTCTGTTTCTTATAATGCTCTTTTGGCTGGATTTAGTCAAAATCAAGAAGGGTTTAAGGCACTGGCGTTGTTTTGTAGAATGTTGGAGGGAGGAATGGAGTTGACTGATTTTGCATTGACCAGTGTTCTTAATGCTTGTGGTTCAATGATGGAGAGGAAGATAAGCGAACAGATTCATGCGTTTATCCTCAAGTGTggtttaaaattaaatgatCATATTGAGACGTCATTGGTTGATATGTGCACGCGGTGTGGGAGAATGGATGATGCTGAAAAGATATTTCATGATCTGCCACTTGACCATGATAATTCAATTGCATTGACATCAATGATATGTGCATATGCTAGAAATGGACAACCAGAAGAAGCTATTTCTCTGTTCTTGGTAAGACATTCAGAAAAATCGCTAGTTGTTGATGAAGTTGGATTGGCCACTATTCTTGGTGTTTGTGGAACATTAGGGATTCTGAAGTTAGGGGAACAAATCCATTGCTATGCCTGGAAACATGGTTTAATGTCTGATACAGGTGTTGGGAATGCCATGATCAGCATGTACTCTAAGTGTGGTGAAATGCAAAGTGCAGTTAAGACCTTTGAGGCTATGCCTACACATGATTTAGTATCATGGAATGGTTTATTGACTTGCTATGTCCTTCATAGGCAGGGGGATGGGGCATTGGATACATGGGCGAAGATGGAGAGGTTAGGAGTAGACCCAGATTCTATCACTTGTGTCCTTGTGATATCAGCTTATAGACACACTTCCACAAATTTAGTTGATTGTTGCCAAAAGTTCTTTTCCTCTATGCAATCCTCATATAATGTAAACCCCACCTCAGAGCATTATGCAGGTTTTGTAGGTGTCTTAGGCTATTGGGGTCTGCTCGAAGAAGCAGAAAAGATAATTAGTGCAATGCCATTTGAACCAAAGGCTTCTGTTTGGCATGCTTTGCTTGATGGTTGTAGGTTACATGTGAATGCTATCATTGGAAAAAGGGCCATGAAGAATATACTTTCCATTGTCCCACAAGATCCTTCTACTTTTATACTAAAGTCAAATCTTTACTCAGCATCTGGAAGATGGCAGTGTTCGGAACTTGTTAGGGCAGAAATGAGGGAGAAGGGTATCCGAAAAATACCAGGACGCAGTTGGATCATATTCGGCGACAAGGTTCACTCCTTCTTTGCTAGAGATAAATTGCATTCACAGTCAAAAGACATATACAGTGGCTTACAAATACTTATTTTGGAGTGTCTGAAAGCTGGATATGTACCTGATACAAGTCTTGTGCTCCATGAAGTGGAGGAGCATCAAAAGAAAGACTTCTTGTTCTACCATAGTGCAAAACTATCTGTAACCTTTGGGCTTCTTATGACGAGACCTGGAAAACCTGTTCGCGTTATGAAGAATGTGCTTCTCTGTGGTGACTGCCATACATTCTTCAAATATGTTTCTGTTGTCACCAAGAGAGATATACACGTAAGAGACGCTTCAGGTTTTCATCATTTTGTAAATGGTAAATGCTCGTGCGGGGATAATTGGTGCTGAGAAAAGAGATATTTTTAGCTGTAGCTTACATTGTTGATTTCAAGTTTTGGTTGCTAATATTTTTAAACCTGTTGTTAGATATACAACAATTTGAATGTATTTACACCATGTAAAGAACTTTTGATCAATCAGTTTAACAAAAATACTTTTCTCTGGTCTATAAAGTTTGAGAAAAGCATAAGACTTTGTATCTTCCTCTGATTTTCATTATATTCTTGCTTTTGAATGCTGTTTTTTGGTAACTAAGATAATTCATTGATTATATTACCATGAGGTGCTGGAAATTTATGTACAAGTACAACGACATGGATATATTTGCTTCACTTTTTTAACAAGGGATATATCTGCTCTAAGTCGTACAATTTTGATGTATATTTGCCCCTAATGACGATACTTCACAACTTATTTGAAACTGTAGAGGTGAAATCTAAACAATGCTTCTTTTTTCTGAGAGTATAACTCTGAGAGTGGACTCCTATTTTCATAATAGTTACAAATATTTCATCAAATTAAAGATCACTTGCCACAAGTGCTTTAATTACCTCTCATAAACTCCTTTACAACAAGGGTCAATTCCTTCAACTTCATGCCATCAAAATACTCACAACCATGAAACCCTCCTTCACTAAAACAATCCACAACTTGCACACcttttgccttcaacatctttgAAAACTCAATTTGTCGATCGATCAAAGGATCACCATCGCAGTCAATTATCAGAATCTTCCAACCTTGTATTTTCACTTGATCAAACAAATTTTCATTTGATCGAATCTCCACCATTGAATTACAATACGGATGATCGCGATTGCTACCAATAGGTAACCCTAGCTCCCACATAATATCACTCACATTAAGGGGCAACATCTTATCGCGAGCTAATCTTAATTCCGATTTTGTCCTTTCATTTCCACCAAAAAGACTATGATATAAAATCAACCCTTTGATTTCTAAAGGCTTAAGGTATTCACTAACTCCAGCTACACGTAGTCCTACGTGGTACGCTATGTTGCCACCAGAACTAGTGCCCAATAGAAAACACTTTGAAAAATCAGcatattttttcaacaactcgttaggggtatttttgatccaaTACAACGATTCCACACAATCATCATACGCTGCTGGGAGTCGATTTTCGGGGGTGTATCGATAATCAACCGATACAAGTATCGCTGGAATTTCAACCGCAAGTGTTGCACAAAATTTTTGTAAAATTGGTGTGTCTATAGTAATTGCCATTACAAATCCTCCACCATGAAAATATACTACAAGAGGGAGTTTATTTTCCGAGTTTAGTACTTCACGAGGAATGATAATACGAGCCCATGTGTCTTTAACGGGGTTAATGACGAGATCTTGTATAAAGACGGAGGAATCATGATCAGGAATAGTGGTGGAAAATGGACGAGGTGGAATTTGGGAACGTGTGATAGAGCCATCAGTGTTGGGAATGATGCCCAAGTATCCATAAGGATCGACATTTGGATCAATTGAAGCAATTTGATTAGACATGCCAATAATTAAATTGAACAATATGGGGAACAGTAGGGGAGATGTTTACCTAGAGGTTTTTATTGTATAGTTTTATACAGACTACTTAAACcattttgtgttttatttttttttacattttctcttatttttccttttaaaaaaatattcaaaaatcattttacgattttaaatataatttaacattGACCAttatagaaataaagaaaataactccAAATTCTTATCCTATTGCACGGTTAATGGAGATTTCaactttaaaagaaaaggaCAGTTTCCTAATTTCGACCAGAAAGTTTATGAGTTATGATATGTCAAAGAAAATGACAATTCAAAATTACTATTTTCAGATCCTTTCCTTTCTAGACAACTATATGTGTGTACAGAAGAAATATATACAATTGACCCAATAATAGAATGCATTGTACCTACCTCATATATAAATGTTCTCgtgataatatttttctatatatttatcaaacatcataaaataagtctttttttatatttctaagAAAATTGTTTTCATGGcaaatatttttcttcgtaCCAAACATATTCTCAGTGTAAAATTACTAATAGAGAAATCGACcttttgatttcaatttttttctacttttattcTATTTCCAAGAATCACTGCCTTGACATTTccttctctctatatttttttgttttgttttgaaatATCTGTATTTACATTGAACCATCATCAAGAAatgtaaaaaggaaaaaaagaattaccaaattaaaatgattttacaTCAACATATACTTGATTTTTAGCATATCTATCTAAAGTTTAATTTATGTGCACTAGGGGATCATTTGAAATTTGTCTAAAGTTAgcatttaatattaattagtaatttGCACAAAGCAACTTAATGCACACCAAATTATTAATTGAATGAAGAACTTGCATTCTAATCGATAATGATTGTGAACACCTTTTAATTATTGTCCATACCTTTGGGAGACCTAAATTAATTGCCACATAATGCAGCTTGATGTGTAGTTGgaaaactttatatatatatatatatatatatatatatatatattataatggTCCACAAATATCGTCAACTAAAGTTTTCCAATTACACATCAAGCGGCATTATGTGACAATTAATTTAGGTCTCCCCAAGGTATTgacaataattaaaatatacatatacatattttcTCAAgactattttatttatggaaaagggaaaaaaatatccttaaactatCTGAGTCTAAATATACCTCTTGTTTATCTATTTGACTAAAATATTCCTCAATTCATCTTTTTGACCtacttttatcatattttttatttacattctctttatgaaattatgtattttaattgttatatttcttattttatattttaaataattttataatctCTCTTTGATATAAAAAAGAGTTAATCTAAACAATcacaatattaaaatattatgtttgtGCTCTTAACTTGAATTTTTTAATGCTAATTAAtcaatatttattacttttattaaaaGATCAACAATACTTATCAACTTATTCGGAGCTCTAAAACTCAAAAtctaaataattctttttctttttctccaatTAAAGCTCTAATTGTACTCATAATCATTACAAATATTTCATTCAAAGATCACTTGCCACAAGTGCTTCAATTAAGCTCTTACAAACTCCTTCACAACAAGTGCCATGTCCTTTAACTTCATGTCATCAAAAAACTCACAGCCATGAAACCCTCCTTCACTAAAACTATCCACAACTTGCACTCCTTTTTCTTTCAACATCTTCGAAACCTCAATTTGTCGATCAATCAAAGGATCACCATAGCAGTCAATCACTAGAATCTTCCAACCTTGTATTTTCAATTGATCAAATAAGTTTTCATTTGATCGAATCTCCACCATCGGATTACAATACGGATGATCGCGATCGCTACCTATAGGCAACCCAAGCTCCCACATAATGTCGCACACATTAAGGGGCAATATCTTATCGCGAGCTAATCTTAATTCTGATTTTGTCCTTTCATTCCCACCAAAAAAAGCATGATGTAAAATCAACCCTTTGATTTCCAAAGGCTTAAGGCATTCACTAACTTTAGCGACACGTAGTCCTACGTGATAGGCTATGTTGCCACCAGCACTAGTGCCCAATAGAAAGCATTTGGACAAATCAGCGTGTTTTTTCAACAGCTCgttaggggtatttttgatccaaTACAATGATTCCACACAATCATCGTATGCTGCCGGAAGTCGATTTTCGGGAGCGTATCGATAATCGACCGATACAATTATAGCTGGAATTTCAACTGCGAGTGTTGCGTAAAACTTTTGTAAGATTGGTGTGTCTACCGTAGCTGCCATTACGAATCCTCCACCATGAAAATATACTACAAGAGGGAGTTTAGTTTCCGAGTTTAGTACTTCACGAGGGATGACAATACGAGCCCACATATCTTTAGCGAGGTTAATAACAAGATCTTTCATGAAGACGGAGGAATCTTTAT belongs to Solanum stenotomum isolate F172 chromosome 1, ASM1918654v1, whole genome shotgun sequence and includes:
- the LOC125853758 gene encoding pentatricopeptide repeat-containing protein At5g03800 isoform X1, yielding MAAVFYSPNNAIPLSLLPPRPFNLHSLFTCTSSLTTTKKTKCKHKPSLFLQNPSKSHLVQPLLTPQQFKDSNVSVDSDTNCIDYANLLRISVRCGDVVLTKIIHSSLVKFEEEDVYLKNALIAAYIKLGCLNLAERVFDSLTSPDVVSYTAIISAFAKSNREREAFELFLEMRDLGIEPNEFTYVAILTACIRSLNLELGCQVHGLVIRLGYSSYIYVVNALMGLYSKCGLLEFVVLLFNAMPQRDIVSWNTVIACMVEQSMYDRAFEMYRELRRNECLIADHFTLSTLLAASSRCLAVREGQELHRYALKNGLHGNLSVNNALIGFYTKCGTLKNVVDVFERMPVKDVFSWTEMIVAYMEFGHVDLAMEIFNSMPERNSVSYNALLAGFSQNQEGFKALALFCRMLEGGMELTDFALTSVLNACGSMMERKISEQIHAFILKCGLKLNDHIETSLVDMCTRCGRMDDAEKIFHDLPLDHDNSIALTSMICAYARNGQPEEAISLFLVRHSEKSLVVDEVGLATILGVCGTLGILKLGEQIHCYAWKHGLMSDTGVGNAMISMYSKCGEMQSAVKTFEAMPTHDLVSWNGLLTCYVLHRQGDGALDTWAKMERLGVDPDSITCVLVISAYRHTSTNLVDCCQKFFSSMQSSYNVNPTSEHYAGFVGVLGYWGLLEEAEKIISAMPFEPKASVWHALLDGCRLHVNAIIGKRAMKNILSIVPQDPSTFILKSNLYSASGRWQCSELVRAEMREKGIRKIPGRSWIIFGDKVHSFFARDKLHSQSKDIYSGLQILILECLKAGYVPDTSLVLHEVEEHQKKDFLFYHSAKLSVTFGLLMTRPGKPVRVMKNVLLCGDCHTFFKYVSVVTKRDIHVRDASGFHHFVNGKCSCGDNWC
- the LOC125853758 gene encoding pentatricopeptide repeat-containing protein At5g03800 isoform X2; translated protein: MPICFGFLLAYIKLGCLNLAERVFDSLTSPDVVSYTAIISAFAKSNREREAFELFLEMRDLGIEPNEFTYVAILTACIRSLNLELGCQVHGLVIRLGYSSYIYVVNALMGLYSKCGLLEFVVLLFNAMPQRDIVSWNTVIACMVEQSMYDRAFEMYRELRRNECLIADHFTLSTLLAASSRCLAVREGQELHRYALKNGLHGNLSVNNALIGFYTKCGTLKNVVDVFERMPVKDVFSWTEMIVAYMEFGHVDLAMEIFNSMPERNSVSYNALLAGFSQNQEGFKALALFCRMLEGGMELTDFALTSVLNACGSMMERKISEQIHAFILKCGLKLNDHIETSLVDMCTRCGRMDDAEKIFHDLPLDHDNSIALTSMICAYARNGQPEEAISLFLVRHSEKSLVVDEVGLATILGVCGTLGILKLGEQIHCYAWKHGLMSDTGVGNAMISMYSKCGEMQSAVKTFEAMPTHDLVSWNGLLTCYVLHRQGDGALDTWAKMERLGVDPDSITCVLVISAYRHTSTNLVDCCQKFFSSMQSSYNVNPTSEHYAGFVGVLGYWGLLEEAEKIISAMPFEPKASVWHALLDGCRLHVNAIIGKRAMKNILSIVPQDPSTFILKSNLYSASGRWQCSELVRAEMREKGIRKIPGRSWIIFGDKVHSFFARDKLHSQSKDIYSGLQILILECLKAGYVPDTSLVLHEVEEHQKKDFLFYHSAKLSVTFGLLMTRPGKPVRVMKNVLLCGDCHTFFKYVSVVTKRDIHVRDASGFHHFVNGKCSCGDNWC
- the LOC125853762 gene encoding carboxylesterase 1-like produces the protein MSDQIAMSIDPNVDPYGSLGIIRNTDGSITRPQTTRSFFITIPDKDSSVFMKDLVINLAKDMWARIVIPREVLNSETKLPLVVYFHGGGFVMAATVDTPILQKFYATLAVEIPAIIVSVDYRYAPENRLPAAYDDCVESLYWIKNTPNELLKKHADLSKCFLLGTSAGGNIAYHVGLRVAKVSECLKPLEIKGLILHHAFFGGNERTKSELRLARDKILPLNVCDIMWELGLPIGSDRDHPYCNPMVEIRSNENLFDQLKIQGWKILVIDCYGDPLIDRQIEVSKMLKEKGVQVVDSFSEGGFHGCEFFDDMKLKDMALVVKEFVRA
- the LOC125853761 gene encoding carboxylesterase 1-like, which translates into the protein MSNQIASIDPNVDPYGYLGIIPNTDGSITRSQIPPRPFSTTIPDHDSSVFIQDLVINPVKDTWARIIIPREVLNSENKLPLVVYFHGGGFVMAITIDTPILQKFCATLAVEIPAILVSVDYRYTPENRLPAAYDDCVESLYWIKNTPNELLKKYADFSKCFLLGTSSGGNIAYHVGLRVAGVSEYLKPLEIKGLILYHSLFGGNERTKSELRLARDKMLPLNVSDIMWELGLPIGSNRDHPYCNSMVEIRSNENLFDQVKIQGWKILIIDCDGDPLIDRQIEFSKMLKAKGVQVVDCFSEGGFHGCEYFDGMKLKELTLVVKEFMRGN